The following coding sequences lie in one Oncorhynchus kisutch isolate 150728-3 linkage group LG27, Okis_V2, whole genome shotgun sequence genomic window:
- the LOC116357773 gene encoding nuclear speckle splicing regulatory protein 1-like produces the protein MDVYKQTCYNLRKAVKESQRQYRDKQTCYNLRKAVKESQRQYRDKQTCYNLRKAVKESKRQYRDKQTCYNLRKAVKESKRQYRDEQTCYNLRKAVKESKRQYRDKQTCYNLRKAVKEAKRQYRDKKTCYNLRKAVKESQRQYRDKQTCYNLRKAVKESKRQYRDKQTCYNLRKAVKESKRQYRDKQTCYNLRKAVKESKRQYRDKQTCYNLRKAVKESQRQYRDKQTCYNLRKAVKESQRQYRDKQTCYNLRKAVKEAKRQYRDKQTCYNLRKAVKEAKRQYRDKQTCYNLRKAVKESKRQYRDKQTCYNLRKAVKEAKRQYRDKQTCYNLRKAVKEAKRQYRDKQTCYNLRKAVKEAKRQYRDKQTCYNLRKAVKEAKRQYRDKQTCYNLRKAVKEAKRQYRDKQTCYNLRKAVKESKRQYRDKQTCYNLRKAVKEAKRQYRDKQTCYNLRKAVKEAKRQYRDKQTCYNLRKAVKEAKRQYRESEDN, from the coding sequence atggacgTGTACAAACAGACCTGCTACAACCTCCGTAAGGCAGTCAAAGAGTCACAACGACAGTACAGGGACAAACAGACCTGCTACAACCTCCGTAAGGCAGTCAAAGAGTCACAACGACAGTACAGGGACAAACAGACCTGCTACAACCTCCGTAAGGCAGTCAAAGAGTCAAAACGACAGTACAGGGACAAACAGACCTGCTACAACCTACGTAAGGCAGTCAAAGAGTCAAAACGACAGTACAGGGACGAACAGACCTGCTACAACCTCCGTAAGGCAGTCAAAGAGTCAAAACGACAGTACAGGGACAAACAGACCTGCTACAACCTACGTAAGGCAGTCAAAGAGGCAAAACGACAGTACAGGGACAAAAAGACCTGCTACAACCTCCGTAAGGCAGTCAAAGAGTCACAACGACAGTACAGGGACAAACAGACCTGCTACAACCTCCGTAAGGCAGTCAAAGAGTCAAAACGACAGTACAGGGACAAACAGACCTGCTACAACCTCCGTAAGGCAGTCAAAGAGTCAAAACGACAGTACAGGGACAAACAGACTTGCTACAACCTCCGTAAGGCAGTCAAAGAGTCAAAACGACAGTACAGGGACAAACAGACCTGCTACAACCTCCGTAAGGCAGTCAAAGAGTCACAACGACAGTACAGGGACAAACAGACCTGCTACAACCTACGTAAGGCAGTCAAAGAGTCACAACGACAGTACAGGGACAAACAGACCTGCTACAACCTCCGTAAGGCAGTCAAAGAGGCAAAACGACAGTACAGGGACAAACAGACCTGCTACAACCTACGTAAGGCAGTCAAAGAGGCAAAACGACAGTACAGGGACAAACAGACCTGCTACAACCTCCGTAAGGCAGTCAAAGAGTCAAAACGACAGTACAGGGACAAACAGACCTGCTACAACCTACGTAAGGCAGTCAAAGAGGCAAAACGACAGTACAGGGACAAACAGACCTGCTACAACCTCCGTAAGGCAGTCAAAGAGGCAAAACGACAGTACAGGGACAAACAGACCTGCTACAACCTCCGTAAGGCAGTCAAAGAGGCAAAACGACAGTACAGGGACAAACAGACCTGCTACAACCTCCGTAAGGCAGTCAAAGAGGCAAAACGACAGTACAGGGACAAACAGACCTGCTACAACCTCCGTAAGGCAGTCAAAGAGGCAAAACGACAGTACAGGGACAAACAGACCTGCTACAACCTCCGTAAGGCAGTCAAAGAGTCAAAACGACAGTACAGGGACAAACAGACCTGCTACAACCTACGTAAGGCAGTCAAAGAGGCAAAACGACAGTACAGGGACAAACAGACCTGCTACAACCTCCGTAAGGCAGTCAAAGAGGCAAAACGACAGTACAGGGACAAACAGACCTGCTACAACCTCCGTAAGGCAGTCAAAGAGGCAAAACGACAGTACAGGGAAAGcgaagataactga